A window of Salmo trutta chromosome 5, fSalTru1.1, whole genome shotgun sequence contains these coding sequences:
- the LOC115194093 gene encoding uncharacterized protein LOC115194093, with amino-acid sequence MRLCTTEETNENMDGPQVLHRTIEVLFLSIKQRKQNLYRQTDGCKKRHLLHRKILQEKAKLTAAIEEYNTLVPDSAIPSADEILSADLHAWPWELHGQTDLLTKKKAVDWVMLLRRLKEEELTVLKEVKQRWESLKRELENVQDLASHVTLDLSRQSVRLAIESVGRWEQRSLLHASEESQQPQKTSGLCQTDIQQAMDQDISLLENNFIDDVLEQDLDDIYDSIHYSSDGEESITD; translated from the exons ATGAGACTCTGTACAACag AGGAAACAAATGAGAACATGGATGGTCCCCAGGTACTACACAGAACAATTGAAGTCCTGTTTCTTAGCAtcaaacaaaggaaacagaacCTCTACCGTCAGACAG ATGGATGCAAGAAAAGACACCTTCTGCACAGAAAGATATTGCAAGAAAAGGCCAAATTGACAGCTGCCATAGAGGAGTACAACACCCTTGTACCAGATTCAGCAATACCATCTGCAGATGAGATCCTTTCCGCAGACCTTCATGCATGGCCTTGGGAGCTGCATGGACAAA CTGACCTACTCACAAAGAAAAAAGCTGTTGACTGGGTGATGCTCCTGAGACGGCTGAAGGAGGAGGAGTTAACTGTCCTAAAGGAAGTCAAGCAGCGCTGGGAAAGCCTAAAGAGGGAATTGGAGAATGTGCAAGACCTTGCTTCACATGTGACACTTGACCTAAGCAGGCAAA GTGTTAGGCTGGCAATTGAATCAGTCGGACGCTGGGAGCAGAGGTCTCTTCTCCATGCTTCAGAGGAGAgtcagcagcctcagaagacatCAGGACTCTGTCAAACTGATATACAGCAAGCTATGGACCAAGACATCTCCCTCCTAGAAAATAACTTCATAGATGACGTCCTGGAGCAGGACCTAGATGACATCTATGACAGCATCCACTACAGCTCTGATGGCGAGGAATCTATCACAGACTGA